A genomic stretch from Capricornis sumatraensis isolate serow.1 chromosome 4, serow.2, whole genome shotgun sequence includes:
- the NCAPH2 gene encoding condensin-2 complex subunit H2 isoform X6, which produces MEDVEARFAHLLLPIRDLTRNWEVDVAAQLGEYLEELDQICISFDEGKTTMNFIEAALLIQGSACVYSKKVEYLYSLVYQALDFISGKKQAKQLSSTPEDGTVGDASSRAPQEAEQKFRALDDLSDSCANVDLRDDQVLSGTLIPLLPNALVAPDEMEKNSNPLYSCQGEVLASRKDFRVNTCTPHPRGTFLLEPLGVSLMEALQPWNPKEPGRAEEQPMEVSVCGSPGPALSTSQEPGSSPDGPAPRGGGMGEDGEDAEGVAEPPEASALEVPMEPPEPRSPEQSAAQPRRCTLRERKEAPEPASRLQDTPDPWQGLDPFDSPDSKPFRKGRPYSVPPNVEEAPGQKRKRKGAVKLQDFHQWYLAAYADHTDSRRSRRKGPSFADMEVLYWKHVKEQLETLRKMQRREVAERWLPRAEQGLWPVEEDRLEDSVEDLGAAADDFLEPEEYAEPEGAEPREEANMETEAMPASLRYEELVQRNVDVFVTTSRQELVQETELKQRVRGWEEAIQTLLQEQEEHVPFDIHTYGDQVVSRFSQLNQWCPFAKLVAGQPAFEVCRSMLASLQLANDYTVEITQQPGLEAAVDTMSLRLLTRQRAHQRFQTYAAPSTAQP; this is translated from the exons ATGGAGGACGTGGAGGCGCGCTTCGCCCACCTCTTGCTGCCCATCCGCGACCTCACCAGGAACTGGGAGGTGGACGTGGCGGCCCAGCTGGGCGAATATCTTGAGGAG CTCGACCAGATCTGCATCTCTTTTGACGAAggcaaaaccacaatgaactTCATCGAGGCAGCGCTGTTGATCCAGGGCTCTGCTTGCGTCTACAGTAAGAAG GTGGAATACCTCTACTCCCTGGTCTACCAGGCTCTCGACTTCATCTCTGGCAAGAA GCAGGCCAAGCAGCTGTCCTCCACGCCGGAAGACGGGACTGTTGGGGATGCCAGCTCGAGGGCCCCCCAGGAGGCGGAGCAGAAG TTCCGGGCATTGGACGATCTCTCTGACTCCTGTGCTAACGTGGATCTCAGGGATGACCAGGTCCTCAGT GGGACCCTCATCCCCCTCCTGCCCAACGCCCTGGTCGCCCCGGACGAGATGGAGAAGAACAGTAACCCCCTGTACAG CTGTCAGGGGGAGGTCCTGGCCAGCCGGAAGGACTTCAGGGTGAACACGTGCACACCGCACCCCAGAGGCACATTCCTGTTGGAGCCGCTGGGCGTGTCCCTCATGGAGGCCCTGCAGCCGTGGAACCCGAAGG AGCCTGGAAGGGCTGAGGAGCAGCCCATGGAAGTCTCTGTGTGCGGGAGTCCCGGCCCGGCACTCAGCACCTCCCAGGAGCCAG gctcctctccagacGGCCCAGCGCCCAGAGGTGGGGGCATGGGAGAGGACGGAGAGGATGCAGAAGGGGTGGCGGAGCCCCCTGAGGCCTCAGCACTTGAGGTCCCTATGGAGCCCCCGGAGCCCAGGAGCCCTGAGCAG AGTGCTGCCCAGCCCAGGAGGTGTACACTCCGGGAGCGGAAGGAGGCCCCGGAGCCTGCATCCAGGCTGCAG GACACCCCAGACCCCTGGCAGGGCCTGGACCCCTTCGACTCTCCAGATTCTAAGCCCTTCAGGAAAG GTAGGCCCTACTCCGTGCCCCCCAACGTGGAGGAGGCGCCAGGACAGAAGCGTAAGAGGAAGGGTGCCGTCAAGCTGCAGGATTTCCACCAGTGGTACCTGGCTGCCT ATGCCGACCACACCGACAGCAGGAGGTCCCGGCGAAAGGGCCCTTCCTTCGCAG ACATGGAGGTTCTGTACTGGAAGCACGTGAAGGAGCAGCTGGAGACGCTCCGGAAGATGCAGAGGAGGGAG GTGGCTGAGCGGTGGCTGCCAAgggctgagcaggggctgtggcctGTGGAGGAGGACCGCCTGGAGGACTCGGTGGAAGACCTGGGCGCCGCAG CAGATGACTTCCTGGAGCCTGAGGAGTACGCAGAGCCCGAAGGGGCAGAGCCCAGGGAAGAGGCAAACATGG AAACGGAAGCCATGCCAGCGTCTCTGCGCTATGAGGAGCTGGTCCAAAGGAACGTG GACGTCTTCGTCACCACCTCGAGGCAGGAGCTCGTCCAGGAGACAGAGCTGAAGCAGCGcgtcaggggctgggaggaggccaTCCAGACGCTGCTCCAGGAGCAG GAGGAGCACGTGCCCTTTGACATCCACACCTACGGGGACCAGGTGGTCTCCCGGTTCAGCCAGCTCAACCAGTGGTGTCCCTTCGCGAAGCTGGTGGCAGGCCAGCCTGCCTTCGAAGTGTGCCGCTCCATGCTGGCCTCCCTACAGCTG GCCAACGACTACACAGTGGAGATCACCCAGCAGCCGGGGCTGGAGGCGGCCGTGGACACCATGTCCCTGAGGCTGCTCACGCGCCAGCGGGCCCACCAGCGCTTCCAGACCTACGCCGCCCCCTCCACAGCGCAGCCCTGA
- the NCAPH2 gene encoding condensin-2 complex subunit H2 isoform X5, giving the protein MEDVEARFAHLLLPIRDLTRNWEVDVAAQLGEYLEELDQICISFDEGKTTMNFIEAALLIQGSACVYSKKVEYLYSLVYQALDFISGKKQAKQLSSTPEDGTVGDASSRAPQEAEQKFRALDDLSDSCANVDLRDDQVLSGTLIPLLPNALVAPDEMEKNSNPLYSCQGEVLASRKDFRVNTCTPHPRGTFLLEPLGVSLMEALQPWNPKEPGRAEEQPMEVSVCGSPGPALSTSQEPGSSPDGPAPRGGGMGEDGEDAEGVAEPPEASALEVPMEPPEPRSPEQSAAQPRRCTLRERKEAPEPASRLQDTPDPWQGLDPFDSPDSKPFRKGRPYSVPPNVEEAPGQKRKRKGAVKLQDFHQWYLAAYADHTDSRRSRRKGPSFADMEVLYWKHVKEQLETLRKMQRREVAERWLPRAEQGLWPVEEDRLEDSVEDLGAADDFLEPEEYAEPEGAEPREEANMETEAMPASLRYEELVQRNVELFVTTSRQDVFVTTSRQELVQETELKQRVRGWEEAIQTLLQEQEEHVPFDIHTYGDQVVSRFSQLNQWCPFAKLVAGQPAFEVCRSMLASLQLANDYTVEITQQPGLEAAVDTMSLRLLTRQRAHQRFQTYAAPSTAQP; this is encoded by the exons ATGGAGGACGTGGAGGCGCGCTTCGCCCACCTCTTGCTGCCCATCCGCGACCTCACCAGGAACTGGGAGGTGGACGTGGCGGCCCAGCTGGGCGAATATCTTGAGGAG CTCGACCAGATCTGCATCTCTTTTGACGAAggcaaaaccacaatgaactTCATCGAGGCAGCGCTGTTGATCCAGGGCTCTGCTTGCGTCTACAGTAAGAAG GTGGAATACCTCTACTCCCTGGTCTACCAGGCTCTCGACTTCATCTCTGGCAAGAA GCAGGCCAAGCAGCTGTCCTCCACGCCGGAAGACGGGACTGTTGGGGATGCCAGCTCGAGGGCCCCCCAGGAGGCGGAGCAGAAG TTCCGGGCATTGGACGATCTCTCTGACTCCTGTGCTAACGTGGATCTCAGGGATGACCAGGTCCTCAGT GGGACCCTCATCCCCCTCCTGCCCAACGCCCTGGTCGCCCCGGACGAGATGGAGAAGAACAGTAACCCCCTGTACAG CTGTCAGGGGGAGGTCCTGGCCAGCCGGAAGGACTTCAGGGTGAACACGTGCACACCGCACCCCAGAGGCACATTCCTGTTGGAGCCGCTGGGCGTGTCCCTCATGGAGGCCCTGCAGCCGTGGAACCCGAAGG AGCCTGGAAGGGCTGAGGAGCAGCCCATGGAAGTCTCTGTGTGCGGGAGTCCCGGCCCGGCACTCAGCACCTCCCAGGAGCCAG gctcctctccagacGGCCCAGCGCCCAGAGGTGGGGGCATGGGAGAGGACGGAGAGGATGCAGAAGGGGTGGCGGAGCCCCCTGAGGCCTCAGCACTTGAGGTCCCTATGGAGCCCCCGGAGCCCAGGAGCCCTGAGCAG AGTGCTGCCCAGCCCAGGAGGTGTACACTCCGGGAGCGGAAGGAGGCCCCGGAGCCTGCATCCAGGCTGCAG GACACCCCAGACCCCTGGCAGGGCCTGGACCCCTTCGACTCTCCAGATTCTAAGCCCTTCAGGAAAG GTAGGCCCTACTCCGTGCCCCCCAACGTGGAGGAGGCGCCAGGACAGAAGCGTAAGAGGAAGGGTGCCGTCAAGCTGCAGGATTTCCACCAGTGGTACCTGGCTGCCT ATGCCGACCACACCGACAGCAGGAGGTCCCGGCGAAAGGGCCCTTCCTTCGCAG ACATGGAGGTTCTGTACTGGAAGCACGTGAAGGAGCAGCTGGAGACGCTCCGGAAGATGCAGAGGAGGGAG GTGGCTGAGCGGTGGCTGCCAAgggctgagcaggggctgtggcctGTGGAGGAGGACCGCCTGGAGGACTCGGTGGAAGACCTGGGCGCCGCAG ATGACTTCCTGGAGCCTGAGGAGTACGCAGAGCCCGAAGGGGCAGAGCCCAGGGAAGAGGCAAACATGG AAACGGAAGCCATGCCAGCGTCTCTGCGCTATGAGGAGCTGGTCCAAAGGAACGTG GAGCTCTTCGTCACCACCTCGAGGCAGGACGTCTTCGTCACCACCTCGAGGCAGGAGCTCGTCCAGGAGACAGAGCTGAAGCAGCGcgtcaggggctgggaggaggccaTCCAGACGCTGCTCCAGGAGCAG GAGGAGCACGTGCCCTTTGACATCCACACCTACGGGGACCAGGTGGTCTCCCGGTTCAGCCAGCTCAACCAGTGGTGTCCCTTCGCGAAGCTGGTGGCAGGCCAGCCTGCCTTCGAAGTGTGCCGCTCCATGCTGGCCTCCCTACAGCTG GCCAACGACTACACAGTGGAGATCACCCAGCAGCCGGGGCTGGAGGCGGCCGTGGACACCATGTCCCTGAGGCTGCTCACGCGCCAGCGGGCCCACCAGCGCTTCCAGACCTACGCCGCCCCCTCCACAGCGCAGCCCTGA
- the NCAPH2 gene encoding condensin-2 complex subunit H2 isoform X1, with product MEDVEARFAHLLLPIRDLTRNWEVDVAAQLGEYLEELDQICISFDEGKTTMNFIEAALLIQGSACVYSKKVEYLYSLVYQALDFISGKKQAKQLSSTPEDGTVGDASSRAPQEAEQKFRALDDLSDSCANVDLRDDQVLSGTLIPLLPNALVAPDEMEKNSNPLYSCQGEVLASRKDFRVNTCTPHPRGTFLLEPLGVSLMEALQPWNPKEPGRAEEQPMEVSVCGSPGPALSTSQEPGDAAAGTAPRPQAQSPLPGLLAPEADCLVSLPGSSPDGPAPRGGGMGEDGEDAEGVAEPPEASALEVPMEPPEPRSPEQSAAQPRRCTLRERKEAPEPASRLQDTPDPWQGLDPFDSPDSKPFRKGNAAGMAPGHRGWGLDSPGLSGGWGSMACDGDGPGLWLCSGTACLPPGRPYSVPPNVEEAPGQKRKRKGAVKLQDFHQWYLAAYADHTDSRRSRRKGPSFADMEVLYWKHVKEQLETLRKMQRREVAERWLPRAEQGLWPVEEDRLEDSVEDLGAAADDFLEPEEYAEPEGAEPREEANMETEAMPASLRYEELVQRNVELFVTTSRQDVFVTTSRQELVQETELKQRVRGWEEAIQTLLQEQEEHVPFDIHTYGDQVVSRFSQLNQWCPFAKLVAGQPAFEVCRSMLASLQLANDYTVEITQQPGLEAAVDTMSLRLLTRQRAHQRFQTYAAPSTAQP from the exons ATGGAGGACGTGGAGGCGCGCTTCGCCCACCTCTTGCTGCCCATCCGCGACCTCACCAGGAACTGGGAGGTGGACGTGGCGGCCCAGCTGGGCGAATATCTTGAGGAG CTCGACCAGATCTGCATCTCTTTTGACGAAggcaaaaccacaatgaactTCATCGAGGCAGCGCTGTTGATCCAGGGCTCTGCTTGCGTCTACAGTAAGAAG GTGGAATACCTCTACTCCCTGGTCTACCAGGCTCTCGACTTCATCTCTGGCAAGAA GCAGGCCAAGCAGCTGTCCTCCACGCCGGAAGACGGGACTGTTGGGGATGCCAGCTCGAGGGCCCCCCAGGAGGCGGAGCAGAAG TTCCGGGCATTGGACGATCTCTCTGACTCCTGTGCTAACGTGGATCTCAGGGATGACCAGGTCCTCAGT GGGACCCTCATCCCCCTCCTGCCCAACGCCCTGGTCGCCCCGGACGAGATGGAGAAGAACAGTAACCCCCTGTACAG CTGTCAGGGGGAGGTCCTGGCCAGCCGGAAGGACTTCAGGGTGAACACGTGCACACCGCACCCCAGAGGCACATTCCTGTTGGAGCCGCTGGGCGTGTCCCTCATGGAGGCCCTGCAGCCGTGGAACCCGAAGG AGCCTGGAAGGGCTGAGGAGCAGCCCATGGAAGTCTCTGTGTGCGGGAGTCCCGGCCCGGCACTCAGCACCTCCCAGGAGCCAG GTGACGCTGCGGCAGGGACGGCCCCTCGTCCCCAGGCACAGTCCCCGCTGCCTGGCCTTCTGGCTCCCGAGGCTGACTGTCTCGtgtccctgccaggctcctctccagacGGCCCAGCGCCCAGAGGTGGGGGCATGGGAGAGGACGGAGAGGATGCAGAAGGGGTGGCGGAGCCCCCTGAGGCCTCAGCACTTGAGGTCCCTATGGAGCCCCCGGAGCCCAGGAGCCCTGAGCAG AGTGCTGCCCAGCCCAGGAGGTGTACACTCCGGGAGCGGAAGGAGGCCCCGGAGCCTGCATCCAGGCTGCAG GACACCCCAGACCCCTGGCAGGGCCTGGACCCCTTCGACTCTCCAGATTCTAAGCCCTTCAGGAAAGGTAACGCGGCGGGCATGGCCCCTGGGCaccgggggtgggggctggattCACCTGGCTTGAGTGGAGGTTGGGGCTCCATGGCCTGTGACGGAGATGGCCCTGGGCTGTGGCTGTGCTCCGGGACTGCCTGTCTGCCCCCAGGTAGGCCCTACTCCGTGCCCCCCAACGTGGAGGAGGCGCCAGGACAGAAGCGTAAGAGGAAGGGTGCCGTCAAGCTGCAGGATTTCCACCAGTGGTACCTGGCTGCCT ATGCCGACCACACCGACAGCAGGAGGTCCCGGCGAAAGGGCCCTTCCTTCGCAG ACATGGAGGTTCTGTACTGGAAGCACGTGAAGGAGCAGCTGGAGACGCTCCGGAAGATGCAGAGGAGGGAG GTGGCTGAGCGGTGGCTGCCAAgggctgagcaggggctgtggcctGTGGAGGAGGACCGCCTGGAGGACTCGGTGGAAGACCTGGGCGCCGCAG CAGATGACTTCCTGGAGCCTGAGGAGTACGCAGAGCCCGAAGGGGCAGAGCCCAGGGAAGAGGCAAACATGG AAACGGAAGCCATGCCAGCGTCTCTGCGCTATGAGGAGCTGGTCCAAAGGAACGTG GAGCTCTTCGTCACCACCTCGAGGCAGGACGTCTTCGTCACCACCTCGAGGCAGGAGCTCGTCCAGGAGACAGAGCTGAAGCAGCGcgtcaggggctgggaggaggccaTCCAGACGCTGCTCCAGGAGCAG GAGGAGCACGTGCCCTTTGACATCCACACCTACGGGGACCAGGTGGTCTCCCGGTTCAGCCAGCTCAACCAGTGGTGTCCCTTCGCGAAGCTGGTGGCAGGCCAGCCTGCCTTCGAAGTGTGCCGCTCCATGCTGGCCTCCCTACAGCTG GCCAACGACTACACAGTGGAGATCACCCAGCAGCCGGGGCTGGAGGCGGCCGTGGACACCATGTCCCTGAGGCTGCTCACGCGCCAGCGGGCCCACCAGCGCTTCCAGACCTACGCCGCCCCCTCCACAGCGCAGCCCTGA
- the NCAPH2 gene encoding condensin-2 complex subunit H2 isoform X4, producing the protein MEDVEARFAHLLLPIRDLTRNWEVDVAAQLGEYLEELDQICISFDEGKTTMNFIEAALLIQGSACVYSKKVEYLYSLVYQALDFISGKKQAKQLSSTPEDGTVGDASSRAPQEAEQKFRALDDLSDSCANVDLRDDQVLSGTLIPLLPNALVAPDEMEKNSNPLYSCQGEVLASRKDFRVNTCTPHPRGTFLLEPLGVSLMEALQPWNPKEPGRAEEQPMEVSVCGSPGPALSTSQEPGDAAAGTAPRPQAQSPLPGLLAPEADCLVSLPGSSPDGPAPRGGGMGEDGEDAEGVAEPPEASALEVPMEPPEPRSPEQSAAQPRRCTLRERKEAPEPASRLQDTPDPWQGLDPFDSPDSKPFRKGRPYSVPPNVEEAPGQKRKRKGAVKLQDFHQWYLAAYADHTDSRRSRRKGPSFADMEVLYWKHVKEQLETLRKMQRREVAERWLPRAEQGLWPVEEDRLEDSVEDLGAAADDFLEPEEYAEPEGAEPREEANMETEAMPASLRYEELVQRNVELFVTTSRQDVFVTTSRQELVQETELKQRVRGWEEAIQTLLQEQEEHVPFDIHTYGDQVVSRFSQLNQWCPFAKLVAGQPAFEVCRSMLASLQLANDYTVEITQQPGLEAAVDTMSLRLLTRQRAHQRFQTYAAPSTAQP; encoded by the exons ATGGAGGACGTGGAGGCGCGCTTCGCCCACCTCTTGCTGCCCATCCGCGACCTCACCAGGAACTGGGAGGTGGACGTGGCGGCCCAGCTGGGCGAATATCTTGAGGAG CTCGACCAGATCTGCATCTCTTTTGACGAAggcaaaaccacaatgaactTCATCGAGGCAGCGCTGTTGATCCAGGGCTCTGCTTGCGTCTACAGTAAGAAG GTGGAATACCTCTACTCCCTGGTCTACCAGGCTCTCGACTTCATCTCTGGCAAGAA GCAGGCCAAGCAGCTGTCCTCCACGCCGGAAGACGGGACTGTTGGGGATGCCAGCTCGAGGGCCCCCCAGGAGGCGGAGCAGAAG TTCCGGGCATTGGACGATCTCTCTGACTCCTGTGCTAACGTGGATCTCAGGGATGACCAGGTCCTCAGT GGGACCCTCATCCCCCTCCTGCCCAACGCCCTGGTCGCCCCGGACGAGATGGAGAAGAACAGTAACCCCCTGTACAG CTGTCAGGGGGAGGTCCTGGCCAGCCGGAAGGACTTCAGGGTGAACACGTGCACACCGCACCCCAGAGGCACATTCCTGTTGGAGCCGCTGGGCGTGTCCCTCATGGAGGCCCTGCAGCCGTGGAACCCGAAGG AGCCTGGAAGGGCTGAGGAGCAGCCCATGGAAGTCTCTGTGTGCGGGAGTCCCGGCCCGGCACTCAGCACCTCCCAGGAGCCAG GTGACGCTGCGGCAGGGACGGCCCCTCGTCCCCAGGCACAGTCCCCGCTGCCTGGCCTTCTGGCTCCCGAGGCTGACTGTCTCGtgtccctgccaggctcctctccagacGGCCCAGCGCCCAGAGGTGGGGGCATGGGAGAGGACGGAGAGGATGCAGAAGGGGTGGCGGAGCCCCCTGAGGCCTCAGCACTTGAGGTCCCTATGGAGCCCCCGGAGCCCAGGAGCCCTGAGCAG AGTGCTGCCCAGCCCAGGAGGTGTACACTCCGGGAGCGGAAGGAGGCCCCGGAGCCTGCATCCAGGCTGCAG GACACCCCAGACCCCTGGCAGGGCCTGGACCCCTTCGACTCTCCAGATTCTAAGCCCTTCAGGAAAG GTAGGCCCTACTCCGTGCCCCCCAACGTGGAGGAGGCGCCAGGACAGAAGCGTAAGAGGAAGGGTGCCGTCAAGCTGCAGGATTTCCACCAGTGGTACCTGGCTGCCT ATGCCGACCACACCGACAGCAGGAGGTCCCGGCGAAAGGGCCCTTCCTTCGCAG ACATGGAGGTTCTGTACTGGAAGCACGTGAAGGAGCAGCTGGAGACGCTCCGGAAGATGCAGAGGAGGGAG GTGGCTGAGCGGTGGCTGCCAAgggctgagcaggggctgtggcctGTGGAGGAGGACCGCCTGGAGGACTCGGTGGAAGACCTGGGCGCCGCAG CAGATGACTTCCTGGAGCCTGAGGAGTACGCAGAGCCCGAAGGGGCAGAGCCCAGGGAAGAGGCAAACATGG AAACGGAAGCCATGCCAGCGTCTCTGCGCTATGAGGAGCTGGTCCAAAGGAACGTG GAGCTCTTCGTCACCACCTCGAGGCAGGACGTCTTCGTCACCACCTCGAGGCAGGAGCTCGTCCAGGAGACAGAGCTGAAGCAGCGcgtcaggggctgggaggaggccaTCCAGACGCTGCTCCAGGAGCAG GAGGAGCACGTGCCCTTTGACATCCACACCTACGGGGACCAGGTGGTCTCCCGGTTCAGCCAGCTCAACCAGTGGTGTCCCTTCGCGAAGCTGGTGGCAGGCCAGCCTGCCTTCGAAGTGTGCCGCTCCATGCTGGCCTCCCTACAGCTG GCCAACGACTACACAGTGGAGATCACCCAGCAGCCGGGGCTGGAGGCGGCCGTGGACACCATGTCCCTGAGGCTGCTCACGCGCCAGCGGGCCCACCAGCGCTTCCAGACCTACGCCGCCCCCTCCACAGCGCAGCCCTGA
- the NCAPH2 gene encoding condensin-2 complex subunit H2 isoform X3 produces the protein MEDVEARFAHLLLPIRDLTRNWEVDVAAQLGEYLEELDQICISFDEGKTTMNFIEAALLIQGSACVYSKKVEYLYSLVYQALDFISGKKQAKQLSSTPEDGTVGDASSRAPQEAEQKFRALDDLSDSCANVDLRDDQVLSGTLIPLLPNALVAPDEMEKNSNPLYSCQGEVLASRKDFRVNTCTPHPRGTFLLEPLGVSLMEALQPWNPKEPGRAEEQPMEVSVCGSPGPALSTSQEPGSSPDGPAPRGGGMGEDGEDAEGVAEPPEASALEVPMEPPEPRSPEQSAAQPRRCTLRERKEAPEPASRLQDTPDPWQGLDPFDSPDSKPFRKGNAAGMAPGHRGWGLDSPGLSGGWGSMACDGDGPGLWLCSGTACLPPGRPYSVPPNVEEAPGQKRKRKGAVKLQDFHQWYLAAYADHTDSRRSRRKGPSFADMEVLYWKHVKEQLETLRKMQRREVAERWLPRAEQGLWPVEEDRLEDSVEDLGAAADDFLEPEEYAEPEGAEPREEANMETEAMPASLRYEELVQRNVELFVTTSRQDVFVTTSRQELVQETELKQRVRGWEEAIQTLLQEQEEHVPFDIHTYGDQVVSRFSQLNQWCPFAKLVAGQPAFEVCRSMLASLQLANDYTVEITQQPGLEAAVDTMSLRLLTRQRAHQRFQTYAAPSTAQP, from the exons ATGGAGGACGTGGAGGCGCGCTTCGCCCACCTCTTGCTGCCCATCCGCGACCTCACCAGGAACTGGGAGGTGGACGTGGCGGCCCAGCTGGGCGAATATCTTGAGGAG CTCGACCAGATCTGCATCTCTTTTGACGAAggcaaaaccacaatgaactTCATCGAGGCAGCGCTGTTGATCCAGGGCTCTGCTTGCGTCTACAGTAAGAAG GTGGAATACCTCTACTCCCTGGTCTACCAGGCTCTCGACTTCATCTCTGGCAAGAA GCAGGCCAAGCAGCTGTCCTCCACGCCGGAAGACGGGACTGTTGGGGATGCCAGCTCGAGGGCCCCCCAGGAGGCGGAGCAGAAG TTCCGGGCATTGGACGATCTCTCTGACTCCTGTGCTAACGTGGATCTCAGGGATGACCAGGTCCTCAGT GGGACCCTCATCCCCCTCCTGCCCAACGCCCTGGTCGCCCCGGACGAGATGGAGAAGAACAGTAACCCCCTGTACAG CTGTCAGGGGGAGGTCCTGGCCAGCCGGAAGGACTTCAGGGTGAACACGTGCACACCGCACCCCAGAGGCACATTCCTGTTGGAGCCGCTGGGCGTGTCCCTCATGGAGGCCCTGCAGCCGTGGAACCCGAAGG AGCCTGGAAGGGCTGAGGAGCAGCCCATGGAAGTCTCTGTGTGCGGGAGTCCCGGCCCGGCACTCAGCACCTCCCAGGAGCCAG gctcctctccagacGGCCCAGCGCCCAGAGGTGGGGGCATGGGAGAGGACGGAGAGGATGCAGAAGGGGTGGCGGAGCCCCCTGAGGCCTCAGCACTTGAGGTCCCTATGGAGCCCCCGGAGCCCAGGAGCCCTGAGCAG AGTGCTGCCCAGCCCAGGAGGTGTACACTCCGGGAGCGGAAGGAGGCCCCGGAGCCTGCATCCAGGCTGCAG GACACCCCAGACCCCTGGCAGGGCCTGGACCCCTTCGACTCTCCAGATTCTAAGCCCTTCAGGAAAGGTAACGCGGCGGGCATGGCCCCTGGGCaccgggggtgggggctggattCACCTGGCTTGAGTGGAGGTTGGGGCTCCATGGCCTGTGACGGAGATGGCCCTGGGCTGTGGCTGTGCTCCGGGACTGCCTGTCTGCCCCCAGGTAGGCCCTACTCCGTGCCCCCCAACGTGGAGGAGGCGCCAGGACAGAAGCGTAAGAGGAAGGGTGCCGTCAAGCTGCAGGATTTCCACCAGTGGTACCTGGCTGCCT ATGCCGACCACACCGACAGCAGGAGGTCCCGGCGAAAGGGCCCTTCCTTCGCAG ACATGGAGGTTCTGTACTGGAAGCACGTGAAGGAGCAGCTGGAGACGCTCCGGAAGATGCAGAGGAGGGAG GTGGCTGAGCGGTGGCTGCCAAgggctgagcaggggctgtggcctGTGGAGGAGGACCGCCTGGAGGACTCGGTGGAAGACCTGGGCGCCGCAG CAGATGACTTCCTGGAGCCTGAGGAGTACGCAGAGCCCGAAGGGGCAGAGCCCAGGGAAGAGGCAAACATGG AAACGGAAGCCATGCCAGCGTCTCTGCGCTATGAGGAGCTGGTCCAAAGGAACGTG GAGCTCTTCGTCACCACCTCGAGGCAGGACGTCTTCGTCACCACCTCGAGGCAGGAGCTCGTCCAGGAGACAGAGCTGAAGCAGCGcgtcaggggctgggaggaggccaTCCAGACGCTGCTCCAGGAGCAG GAGGAGCACGTGCCCTTTGACATCCACACCTACGGGGACCAGGTGGTCTCCCGGTTCAGCCAGCTCAACCAGTGGTGTCCCTTCGCGAAGCTGGTGGCAGGCCAGCCTGCCTTCGAAGTGTGCCGCTCCATGCTGGCCTCCCTACAGCTG GCCAACGACTACACAGTGGAGATCACCCAGCAGCCGGGGCTGGAGGCGGCCGTGGACACCATGTCCCTGAGGCTGCTCACGCGCCAGCGGGCCCACCAGCGCTTCCAGACCTACGCCGCCCCCTCCACAGCGCAGCCCTGA